A genomic window from Purpureocillium takamizusanense chromosome 2, complete sequence includes:
- a CDS encoding uncharacterized protein (COG:V~COG:W~SECRETED:SignalP(1-15~SECRETED:cutsite=AVA-GV~SECRETED:prob=0.6286)~EggNog:ENOG503PN8F~TransMembrane:1 (n4-15c20/21o663-686i)), protein MKFLTLACLATSAVAGVVNREPPTGVYERDLPLITGIISNVGNGLDSLDSAVKSFSGDSKPVEDASAALVATLKDGKTKVDASGDLTLGDALGLQDPVKSLQTKGETLLTDLKARKADIEKHNLCAITRQQVTDINTNSNALINSIVSKVPALAQDIAKSLAAPLIETLKNAQSEFSEANCKDSGVPSTTTSAPPQTTPTTAPPETTPTTAPPKTTPTTAPPETTPTTAPPETTTTDCDETTTTAPPQTTTTDCDETTTTSPPETTPCETETETTAAPTTTKPGETTTPCETETESTAVPTTTKPGETTTPCETETESTVAPTTTKPGETTKPGETTTPCETETETTVAPSTTKPGETTKPGETTTPCETETETTVAPTTTKPGETTKPGETTPCETETQPTGVPTTTKPGETTKPGETTKPGQTTKPGETTPCETETQPTGVPTITKPGETTKPGETTKPGETTPCETETQPTGVPTTTKPGETTPCETETQPTGVPTTTKPGETTKPGETTKPGQTTKPGETTPCETETQPTGAPTTQPGETTPCETTGPGATNPPAQSTTAPGGNPPPCETCHPGQSSTPGGVPPPASTGVPVPPVGSTGAPVPPVQSTGAPVPPAVSTGAPVPPAESTAAPVPPQETTLVPVPSNQPPTETQTQSPPPVVTAGASLMAPAGALAMAMVVAIVV, encoded by the coding sequence ATGAAGttcctcaccctcgcctGTCTGGCGAcatcggccgtcgccggcgtcgtcaaccgCGAGCCCCCTACTGGGGTGTATGAGCGCGATCTGCCCCTCATCACTGGCATCATCAGCAacgtcggcaatggcctcgacaGCCTGGACAGCGCCGTCAAGTCCTTCAGCGGCGACtccaagcccgtcgaggacgcgtccgcggccctcgtcgccacaCTCAAGGACGGAAAGACAAAGGTCGATGCCTCGGGGGACCTGACCCTGGGCGACGCTCTCGGCCTCCAGGACCCCGTCAAGTCTCTGCAGACCAAGGGCGAGACTCTTCTCACCGATCTCAAGGCCCGCAAGGCCGACATCGAGAAGCACAACTTGTGCGCCATCACTCGCCAGCAGGTCACGGACATCAACACCAACTCCAACGCCCTCATCAACTCCATCGTCTCCAAGGTTCCTGCTCTGGCCCAGGACATTGCCAAGTCGCTTGCCGCGCCCTTGATCGAGACGCTGAAGAATGCCCAGTCGGAGTTCAGCGAGGCCAACTGCAAGGACTCGGGCGTCCCCAGCACGACTACGTCGGCTCCTCCCCAGACCACTCCGACGACTGCTCCCCCGGAGACCACTCCGACAACCGCTCCCCCAAAGACCACTCCGACGACCGCCCCCCCGGAGACCACTCCGACGACCGCTCCTCCGGAGACTACCACCACGGACTGTGAcgagaccaccaccacggccccTCCGCAGACCACTACCACGGACTGCGATgaaaccaccaccacgtctcCTCCAGAGACCACGCCGTGtgagacggagacggagacgacggctgCTCCCACGACCACTAAGCCTGGCGAGACCACCACTCCCtgcgagacggagacggagtcTACTGCGgttcccaccaccaccaagcccggCGAGACCACCACTCCCTGtgagacggagacggagtcGACGGTTGCTCCCACAACCACCAAACCCGGCGAGACGACCAAGCCTGGCGAGACTACTACTCCTtgcgagacggagacggagacgaccGTCGCTCCCTCTACTACTAAGCCTGGTGAGACCACCAAGCCCGGTGAGACCACCACGCCTtgcgagacggagacggagacgaccGTCGCTCCTACCACCACGAAGCCCGGCGAGACCACAAAGCCTGGTGAGACGACTCCTTGCGAGACGGAGACCCAGCCCACTGGTGTTCCGACTACCACCAAGCCTGGTGAGACGACCAAGCCTGGCGAGACGACCAAGCCCGGCCAGACCACCAAGCCCGGTGAGACTACTCCTTGCGAGACGGAGACTCAGCCCACTGGCGTTcccaccatcaccaagcCTGGCGAGACCACTAAGCCCGGCGAGACCACGAAGCCTGGTGAGACGACTCCTTGCGAGACGGAGACCCAACCCACTGGTGTCCCGACTACCACGAAGCCTGGCGAGACGACTCCTTGCGAGACGGAGACCCAACCCACTGGTGTCCCGACTACCACCAAGCCTGGCGAGACGACCAAGCCTGGCGAGACTACCAAGCCTGGCCAGACCACCAAGCCCGGTGAGACTACTCCGTGTGAGACGGAGACCCAACCCACGGGTGCTCCCACGACACAGCCGGGCGAGACCACGCCTTGCGAGACGACCGGCCCGGGTGCCACCAACCCTCCGGCCCAGTCCACCACGGCGCCAGGCGGCAACCCCCCACCTTGCGAGACCTGCCACCCCGGCCAGAGCTCCACTCCTGGCGGTGTTCCTCCCCCGGCGAGCACTGGCGTTCCGGTTCCTCCGGTTGGCAGCACTGGCGCCCCCGTCCCTCCGGTTCAGAGCACCGGCGCCCCCGTCCCTCCGGCTGTGAGCACCGGAGCCCCCGTCCCCCCGGCTGAGAGCACCGCCGCTCCCGTCCCTCCCCAGGAGACGACGCTTGTCCCTGTTCCCAGCAACCAGCCCCCGACCGAGACGCAGACTCAGTCCCCTCCTCCGGTCGtgaccgccggcgcctcgttGATGGCTCCGGCTGGCGctctggccatggccatggtcgTCGCGATCGTCGTGTAA
- the LIS1 gene encoding Lissencephaly-1 (COG:Z~EggNog:ENOG503NW2C), whose protein sequence is MSRTLPARQAEELNKSIIAYLYSSNLPNSAATLREEAGLGEEVFDATTAKKYETLLEKKWTSIVRLQKKIMDLESRNASLQSELDNATPTSLSKRNQDPTSWLPRLPSRHTLESHRETINCVAFHPRFSSIASGSDDCTIKIWDWELGELEQTIKGHTRAVLGLDFGGPRGAPLLASCSSDLSIKLWDPTDQYKNIRTLSGHDHSVSAVRFIPSGTGGSQSGNLLVSASGDKTLRIWDTTTGYCLKALKGHTGWVRDVCPSLDGRWLLSTAVDHTARLWDISVPTPENKVVMIGHEHVVRCCTFAPPAAYPHLAQLAGLKKPPPASSTAEFMATGSRDKTIRLWDSRGTCIKTLVGHDNWITSIIFHPGGKYILSSADDKTIRCWDLTQDAKCVKVLSEAHAHFVTCMRWAPGVPKEVNGGGAQEQGAEGDEAAKKRASAEVTPETIRCVIATGSVDKTLKIFAN, encoded by the exons ATGAGTCGTacgctgccggcgcggcaggcTGAAGAGCT GAACAAGTCCATCATAGCCTACCTGTACTCTAGCAACCTGCCAAACTCCGCCGCGACCCTGCGCGAGGAAGCCGGTCTGGGCGAGGAAGTCTTCGATGCCACGACGGCAAAGAAGTACGAGACGCTGCTAGAGAAGAAATGGACGAGCATAGTGCGCTTGCAAAAAAAG ATTATGGACCTCGAGTCTCGGAACGCCTCGCTGCAGTCCGAACTCGACAATGCGACGCCTACATCCCTCTCCAAGCGAAATCAAGACCCGACATcctggctgccgcggctgcccTCACGACACACGCTAGAATCGCATCGAGAAACCATAAATTGCGTCGCCTTTCACCCACGTTTCTCTTCCATCGCCTCCGGCTCCGATGACTGCACAATCAAGATCTGGGATTGGGAGCTAGGGGAACTGGAGCAGACTATCAAGGGCCACACGCGGGCTGTGCTGGGCCTCGACTTTGGCGGGCCACGTGgtgcgccgctgctggcctcGTGCAGCTCTGATCTGTCCATTAAGCTCTGGGACCCGACGGACCAGTATAAGAATATTCGCACGCTTTCAGGCCATGACCACAGCGTCAGCGCCGTGCGATTCATCCCGTCAGGTACGGGCGGGTCGCAATCGGGCAACCTCTTGGTcagcgccagcggcgacaaGACGCTGCGGATCTGGGATACGACAACTGGCTACTGCCTCAAGGCCCTCAAGGGGCACACGGGGTGGGTACGCGACGTTTGCCCGTCGCTGGATGGGCGCTGGCTCCTATCCACAGCCGTGGACCACACGGCGCGGTTGTGGGACATTTCGGTACCGACACCAGAAAACAAGGTGGTTATGATCGGCCACGAACACGTAGTTCGGTGCTGCACGtttgcgccgcccgccgcctacCCACACTTGGCACAGTTAGCAGGGTTGAAGAAGCCtccgcccgcgtccagcaCGGCCGAGTTCATGGCCACGGGGTCTAGGGACAAGACGATCCGGTTGTGGGACTCACGCGGAACGTGCATCAAGACGCTCGTGGGGCATGACAACTGGATAACATCCATCATCTTTCATCCCGGTGGCAAGTACATACTgtcgtcggccgacgacaagacaATACGATGCTGGGATCTGACGCAGGACGCAAAGTGTGTCAAGGTACTGAGCGAAGCGCACGCGCACTTTGTGACGTGCATGAGGTGGGCGCCGGGCGTCCCCAAGGAGGTCAACGGCGGAGGGGCGCAAGAACAAggtgccgagggcgatgaggcggccaagaagaggGCGAGCGCAGAGGTGACACCGGAGACGATACGATGCGTCATCGCAACGGGCAGTGTCGACAAGACGCTAAAGATTTTTGCAAACTAG
- the POM33 gene encoding Transmembrane nucleoporin (TransMembrane:4 (i224-244o256-274i302-325o378-399i)~COG:S~EggNog:ENOG503P07M) — protein sequence MAWIHGMGQPDLAYLPAPACRLGTEVSLQVREQAAPVPPPPTYLTHPPPLTVSNPVDQGPSSSIRLSPLLPTCGLQTSPLSRCWPLFPTPTFHLITTTATTTSSSQQQLLRSIAVNKLGASAHLSSALSHFSIAHFAASAETDPKPSCGHCFRPFETASQAPAQRSSRHPPRVSSPRHRRHRYCPRLLRARTRTRKHSEAMAPPPNSNLPLQERLLALARTLQFAWFVGHLTLILSTIRYAFSWLRMNYYGGVAQFSYRTSFVAAAVTYGIVVYKTQRARAKSGSKMPGGIVGLLSDENVQYLLMALVWLFSPQYPIALLPYSVYSVFHVATYTRANLLPVLQPPPPAADGSSPRVKTSSPLAERIGNFVKEYYDASMSIVSALEILIWIRVLLSAVLFQRRSWILLALYTAFLRARFAQSSHVQNSVTQLGARVDSLVGAQGTPPAARQVWDGVKSGARQFHDATELGKYVNTAGPAKKTS from the exons ATGGCATGGATCCATGGCATGGGCCAACCCGACCTGGCCTACCttccagctccagcttgcCGCCTTGGAACTGAGGTTTCGCTTCAGGTGAGGGAGCAAGCTGCGCCCGTCCCACCACCGCCTACCTacctcacccacccaccgcCTTTGACCGTTTCCAATCCAGTGGACCAAGGGCCTAGTTCGTCCATCCGTCTGTCTCCGCTTCTTCCTACCTGTGGGCTCCAAACCTCTCCTCTTTCTCGCTGCTGGCCTCTTTTTCCCACCCCGACTTTCcacctcatcaccaccaccgccaccaccacctcttcctcccaGCAACAGCTCCTCCGCTCGATTGCTGTTAACAAGCTCGGCGCATCGGCTCACCTTTCCTCTGCACTTTCGCATTTTTCGATTGCGCATTTCGCAGCATCCGCAGAGACAGACCCCAAGCCGTCCTGCGGGCATTGCTTCCGCCCATTTGAAACAGCAAGCCAAGCTCCTGCTCAGCGCAGTTCTCGCCACCCGCCCCGCGTTTcctcgcctcgtcatcgccgccatcgatACTGTCCCCGGCTACTGCGCGCCCGGACAAGGACACGGAAGCACTCCGAAGCAATGGCTCCTCCGCCGAACTCGAACCTGCCGCTCCAGGAGCGGctcctggccctcgccagaACCCTGCAGT TTGCATGGTTTGTTGG GCACCTGACGCTCATCCTCTCCACCATCCGGTATGCCTTCTCTTGGCTGCGCATGAACTACTACGGCGGCGTGGCCCAGTTCTCGTACCGAACCTCatttgtcgccgccgcggtcacCTACGGAATCGTTGTCTACAAGAcgcagcgggcgcgcgccaagTCGGGCAGCAAAAtgcccggcggcatcgtcggtcTCCTGTCCGATGAGAATGTCCAGTATCTGC TCATGGCTCTGGTCTGGCTCTTCTCTCCTCAGTACCCCATTGCCCTGCTGCCGTACTCGGTCTACTCGGTCTTCCACGTCGCCACGTACACGCGCGCCAACCTGTTGCCCGTCCTCCagcctcccccgcccgccgcggatGGGTCCTCTCCCCGCGTCAAGACGAGCAGCCCCCTGGCCGAGCGCATCGGCAACTTCGTCAAGGAGTACTACGACGCATCCATGTCCATCGTCTCGGCGCTTGAGATCCTCATCTGGATCCGGGTCCTGCTTTCGGCTGTGCTCTTCCAGCGCCGGTCCTGGATCCTGCTCGCCCTGTACACGGCCTTCCTTCGCGCGCGCTTTGCGCAGAGCAGCCATGTCCAGAACTCGGTGACGCAGCTCGGCGCTCGCGTTGactcgctcgtcggcgctcagGGCACGCCTCCGGCCGCTCGGCAGGTCTGGGACGGCGTCAAGTCGGGCGCCAGGCAGTTCCACGACGCGACGGAGCTGGGCAAGTACGTCAACACTGCCGGCCCGGCCAAGAAGACTTCGTAA
- the TEP1 gene encoding Telomerase protein component 1 (EggNog:ENOG503NYC6~COG:T~BUSCO:EOG09262341) — protein sequence MASILRQIVAGPRARHPEAGLDLCYVTEYIIATSGPSQTYPQRAYRNPLDQLVSFLDTKHGKDWAIWEFRAEGTGYPDEAVYGRIRHYPWPDHHPPPFRLVPMIMASMRNWLHGGELEGGRVTGDGQPACSTAVTAEGNKPKSHGNHQRKKGRVVVVHCKAGKGRSGTATCSYLISEEGWSAEDALARFTQRRMRPQFGAGVSIPSQLRWVSYVERWTRHGKKYVDRPVEIMEIHIWGLRNGVKVDVEGFVEDGRKIRVFHTFTKKERVVVEGGVPAGGGFGEMMWELAGYPAVATDRAPDSAELADAANDKGGQVPDRTNSAPASEKKREALMRKGTNLIQKVSSSNQGSHRTSSEKPKAKTGLDGNTSASNSSVDVRTEPPDEHEPGGMAVILKPSEPVRVPTSDVNISVERRNKTHKSMGLTMVSAVAHVWFNAFFEGQGPEQAGRPAESGVFSIEWDAMDGIKGSSRKGSRALDRVAVVWRFADGGSPADAGEDIPEPAEGEPVPQLQAADWKGETAATVEQSGGGDVGQEHQRRERERDVAQKDLGLRRQSPASVDVSRASSVRSADGTTGPVAGAAAATKVAAAAGVGAAAGGEGSGDDEAGSMAGVRVSGPAGEEDLGPMGGEKPPEVKP from the exons ATGGCTTCGATCCTGCGGCAAATCGTCGCCGGCCCGCGCGCGAGACACCCCGAGGCAGGGCTTGACCTCTGCTACGTTACTGAGTATATCATCGCCAC ATCTGGCCCGTCGCAGACGTACCCTCAGCGGGCCTACCGCAACCCCCTCGATCAATTGGTGAGCTTTCTCGACACCAAGCATGGCAAGGACTGGGCCATCTGGGAGTTTCGCGCCGAGGGCACTGGGTAtcccgacgaggccgtctaCGGGCGCATACGGCATTACCCTTGGCCGGATCACCACCCGCCCCCCTTCAGGCTGGTGCCCATGATCATGGCGAGCATGCGCAACTggctgcacggcggcgagctcgagggcgggcgcgtcACCGGCGATGGCCAGCCCGCGTGCTCAACTGCGGTCACAGCCGAGGGCAACAAGCCCAAGAGCCACGGGAATCACCAGAGGAAAAAGGGGCGCGTCGTTGTCGTGCATTgcaaggcgggcaagggaCGCAGTGGCACGGCCACGTGCAGCTACCTCATCTCGGAGGAAGGATGGAGCGCAGAGGACGCGCTCGCACGCTTCACGCAGCGGCGTATGCGGCCCCAgtttggcgccggcgtgtcGATCCCCTCGCAGCTGCGTTGGGTGAGCTACGTCGAGCGCTGGACGCGGCACGGCAAGAAGTACGTCGACCGGCCCGTGGAGATTATGGAGATTCACATCTGGGGCCTGCGcaacggcgtcaaggtcgatGTCGAGGGCTTCGTGGAAGACGGGCGCAAGATACGCGTGTTCCACACCTTCACTAAGaaggagcgcgtcgtcgtcgagggaggcgtccccgcgggcggcggtttCGGCGAGATGATGTGGGAGCTCGCCGGCTACCCGGCTGTTGCGACGGATAGGGCCCCCGACAgcgcggagctggccgatgCGGCAAACGATAAGGGCGGCCAGGTACCTGACCGGACGAACTCTGCTCCCGCCTCGGAGAAGAAGCGGGAGGCGCTGATGCGCAAGGGGACCAACCTCATCCAAAaggtgtcgtcgtccaacCAGGGTAGCCACCGCACAAGCTCGGAGAAGCCCAAGGCTAAGACGGGACTGGATGGCAACACCTCGGCGTCGAATTCTTCAGTCGACGTGCGCACCGAGCCCcccgacgagcacgagcccggcggcatggccgtcATCCTGAAGCCGAGCGAGCCCGTCCGCGTCCCGACGAGCGACGTCAACATCTCGGTCGAGCGCCGCAACAAGACGCACAAGAGCATGGGGCTCACCATGGTCTCCGCCGTGGCGCACGTCTGGTTCAACGCCTTCTTCGAGGGCCAGGGTCCCGAGCAGGCGGGCCGGCCCGCCGAGAGCGGCGTCTTCTCCATCGAGTgggacgccatggacggcatCAAGGGGTCCAGTAGAAAGGGGTCCCGCGCGctcgaccgcgtcgccgtcgtgtgGAGGTTCGCCGATGGGGGTTCacccgccgacgcgggcgaggacaTTCCCGAGCCTGCAGAGGGCGAGCCCGTGCCGCAgctccaggccgccgactggaagggcgagacggccgcgaccgtcgagcagagcggcggaggcgacgtGGGCCAGGAGCAccagcggcgggagcgggagcgggacgTGGCGCAAAAGGATCTTGGACTGCGCAGGCAGTCCCCTGCGAGTGTCGACGTgagcagggcgagcagcgtcaggagcgccgacggcacgacAGGTcccgtggcgggcgcggcggcggcgaccaaggtagctgccgccgcgggggtcggtgccgccgccgggggcgaggggagcggcgatgatgaggcgggCTCCATGGCTGGGGTCCGGGTCAGCGGTCCGGCAGGCGAGGAGGACTTGGGACCGATGGGGGGCGAGAAGCCGCCAGAGGTGAAGCCATAG
- the TEP1 gene encoding Telomerase protein component 1, variant 2 (EggNog:ENOG503NYC6~COG:T), with protein MIMASMRNWLHGGELEGGRVTGDGQPACSTAVTAEGNKPKSHGNHQRKKGRVVVVHCKAGKGRSGTATCSYLISEEGWSAEDALARFTQRRMRPQFGAGVSIPSQLRWVSYVERWTRHGKKYVDRPVEIMEIHIWGLRNGVKVDVEGFVEDGRKIRVFHTFTKKERVVVEGGVPAGGGFGEMMWELAGYPAVATDRAPDSAELADAANDKGGQVPDRTNSAPASEKKREALMRKGTNLIQKVSSSNQGSHRTSSEKPKAKTGLDGNTSASNSSVDVRTEPPDEHEPGGMAVILKPSEPVRVPTSDVNISVERRNKTHKSMGLTMVSAVAHVWFNAFFEGQGPEQAGRPAESGVFSIEWDAMDGIKGSSRKGSRALDRVAVVWRFADGGSPADAGEDIPEPAEGEPVPQLQAADWKGETAATVEQSGGGDVGQEHQRRERERDVAQKDLGLRRQSPASVDVSRASSVRSADGTTGPVAGAAAATKVAAAAGVGAAAGGEGSGDDEAGSMAGVRVSGPAGEEDLGPMGGEKPPEVKP; from the coding sequence ATGATCATGGCGAGCATGCGCAACTggctgcacggcggcgagctcgagggcgggcgcgtcACCGGCGATGGCCAGCCCGCGTGCTCAACTGCGGTCACAGCCGAGGGCAACAAGCCCAAGAGCCACGGGAATCACCAGAGGAAAAAGGGGCGCGTCGTTGTCGTGCATTgcaaggcgggcaagggaCGCAGTGGCACGGCCACGTGCAGCTACCTCATCTCGGAGGAAGGATGGAGCGCAGAGGACGCGCTCGCACGCTTCACGCAGCGGCGTATGCGGCCCCAgtttggcgccggcgtgtcGATCCCCTCGCAGCTGCGTTGGGTGAGCTACGTCGAGCGCTGGACGCGGCACGGCAAGAAGTACGTCGACCGGCCCGTGGAGATTATGGAGATTCACATCTGGGGCCTGCGcaacggcgtcaaggtcgatGTCGAGGGCTTCGTGGAAGACGGGCGCAAGATACGCGTGTTCCACACCTTCACTAAGaaggagcgcgtcgtcgtcgagggaggcgtccccgcgggcggcggtttCGGCGAGATGATGTGGGAGCTCGCCGGCTACCCGGCTGTTGCGACGGATAGGGCCCCCGACAgcgcggagctggccgatgCGGCAAACGATAAGGGCGGCCAGGTACCTGACCGGACGAACTCTGCTCCCGCCTCGGAGAAGAAGCGGGAGGCGCTGATGCGCAAGGGGACCAACCTCATCCAAAaggtgtcgtcgtccaacCAGGGTAGCCACCGCACAAGCTCGGAGAAGCCCAAGGCTAAGACGGGACTGGATGGCAACACCTCGGCGTCGAATTCTTCAGTCGACGTGCGCACCGAGCCCcccgacgagcacgagcccggcggcatggccgtcATCCTGAAGCCGAGCGAGCCCGTCCGCGTCCCGACGAGCGACGTCAACATCTCGGTCGAGCGCCGCAACAAGACGCACAAGAGCATGGGGCTCACCATGGTCTCCGCCGTGGCGCACGTCTGGTTCAACGCCTTCTTCGAGGGCCAGGGTCCCGAGCAGGCGGGCCGGCCCGCCGAGAGCGGCGTCTTCTCCATCGAGTgggacgccatggacggcatCAAGGGGTCCAGTAGAAAGGGGTCCCGCGCGctcgaccgcgtcgccgtcgtgtgGAGGTTCGCCGATGGGGGTTCacccgccgacgcgggcgaggacaTTCCCGAGCCTGCAGAGGGCGAGCCCGTGCCGCAgctccaggccgccgactggaagggcgagacggccgcgaccgtcgagcagagcggcggaggcgacgtGGGCCAGGAGCAccagcggcgggagcgggagcgggacgTGGCGCAAAAGGATCTTGGACTGCGCAGGCAGTCCCCTGCGAGTGTCGACGTgagcagggcgagcagcgtcaggagcgccgacggcacgacAGGTcccgtggcgggcgcggcggcggcgaccaaggtagctgccgccgcgggggtcggtgccgccgccgggggcgaggggagcggcgatgatgaggcgggCTCCATGGCTGGGGTCCGGGTCAGCGGTCCGGCAGGCGAGGAGGACTTGGGACCGATGGGGGGCGAGAAGCCGCCAGAGGTGAAGCCATAG